Within the Acidimicrobiia bacterium genome, the region GCAGCATCTTCTCGAGCATCTACGGCTCGAGGGTCGTGAGCGCGCTCCGGGGCCAGCGGCTGCCGACCACCGTCGTGCACAACGCCAAGCAGCAGCTCGGCTACGCGCTCCAGGCCGCGGCGCACCTGCCCCCCCAGGCCGCCCGCGTCTTCGTCGCCCTCGCCAAGACCGCCTTCCTCGACGGGTTCCAGACCAGCGTGTACGTCGGCGCCGCGGTCGTGGCCGCCGGGGTCGTGGCCGTGCTCGTCTTCCTCCCCGCCCGACCTCGGGCCGAGGACGTCGAGCGCCAGGCCGCGGAGTACGGGGAGGAGTGGGACCTCGCGCCGGCGGCGCCGGTGGGCGCCGACGGGCAGGCGGGGCGCGGAGCCGAGGAGCCGGCCGACGAGCCGCCTCGCCCCGCCCCGGCTCGCGCCCCGTGACCGCGGTCGCCCGCCCCGGTCGCCCGCGCAGCGCGGCCTGCGACCAGGCCATCGTCGGGGCCGCCCTCGAGGTGTTCGCCGAGCAGGGCTTCGACGGGCTCACCATGGAGGCGGTGGCGGCTCGGGCCGGGGTCGGCAAGGCGACGCTGTACCGCCGCTACCCCGGGAAGGCCGCGCTCGTCCTCGAGGTGGTGTCGTGCCTCGCCGCCAGCGACGCCCCGCCGCCGGACACCGGCTCGTTCACGGGCGACCTGACCGCCCATGCGCGCCAGCTCGTGCACGTGCTCACCGCGACGGAGGCCGGTCGCTTCCTGCCCCAGCTGGTCGCGGCGCTGCCACGCGCCCGCGAGCTGGCGAGCGCGTTCGAGCGGTTCGTGGCGGCTCGGCGCGCGAACATTCGCGCCGTCGTGGAGCGGGCCGTGGCGCGCGGTGACGTGGGGCCCGAGGTCGACCCGGGCCTCGTCGCCGACCTCGTGGCGGGCTCGATCTTCTACCGGCACCTCGTGAGCCGGGCCCCGCTCGACGAGGCCTACGCCGACGGGGTGGTCGCGATGGTGACGACCGCGACCGAGCGATCGTCGACCGCAGCGCCCGAGCCGGTCGGCGCCGCGCGCTGATCGACTACAGGTCGGCGAGCGCGGCCGCCAGCAGGGCCTGCTGCTCGGCCTCGTGGACCTTGGCGCTGCCGGTGGCGGGGCTGGCGCTGGCGTGGCGCGCCACGTGGTCGAGGCGCCCGTCGCCGCCGACGAGGCGCCGGAGCGGGTCCTGCGCGTACCGCCAGGCCCCCATGTTCACCGGCTCCTCCTGCACCCACCACACCTGCGTCGCGTTCGGGTAGCGGTCGAGGGCCGCGGCCACCTCGTCCTCCGGCCACGGGTAGAGCTCCTCGACCCGCACCACCGCCACCGGGGCGCCGGCCTGGTCGCGGGCGTCCATGAGCTCGTGCCCGACCTTGCCCGTGCACACGAGCACCCGCCGAACCGCGCCGGCGTCGAGGTCCGGCGACCGGTCGCCGAGCACGGCGTGGAACCGATCGTGGGTGAAGGCCTCGACCGGCGAGCGGGCCTGCGCCATGCGGAGGTAGCGCTTCGGCGTCAGGCACACGAGCGGCGCCCGCGGCGCCAGGCGGGCCTGGCGGCGCAGCACGTGGAAGTACTGCGCGGCCGTGGACGGGTACACGACCCGCAGGTTGTCGGCCGCGCTCAGATCGAGGAAGCGCTCGAGGCGGGCGCTCGAGTGGTCCGGCCCCTGGCCCTCGAGGCCGTGGGGGAGGAGGAGGGCCAGCCCCGACCGCTGCCCCCACTTGTCCTCGGCGCTGGCGAGGAACTCGTCCACCGTGACCTGGGCGCCGGTGATGAAGTCCCCGAACTGGGCCTCCCAGCAGGTGAGCGTGTCCGGGGCCTCGAGCGAGTAGCCGTACTCGAAGCCGAGCGCGGCGAACTCGGAGAGCACCGAGTCGTAGAGGCGATAGGGGGCCTGATCCGGGCCCACGTGGTTCAGGGGCACGTACTCGGTCTCGTCGACCGAATCGACGAGCACCCCGTGGCGTTGGCTGAACGTGCCGCGCCGCGTGTCCTGGCCGGCCACCCGGACCGGGGTCCCCTCCAGGAGCAGCGAGCCGAAGGCCGCCGCCTCGCCCAGCGCCCAGTCGATCGTCCCCGCCTCGAAGGCGCTGCGGTGGGCGAGGAGGACGCGCGCCAGCTTCGGGTTCACGTGGAAGGTCTCCGGCCACGTCGTGAGGGCGCGCACGACGGCGTCGAGGACGGCCCGATCCACCGCGGTCTCGACCGGCGCCGACGGGGCCGCACGCTCCGGCCGGTCGAGCGGCGACCGGGCCTCGGCGAGGCCGGTGTCGTGCGGCTCGTGGGTCTCCTCGAAGGCCCGGTCGAGGCGGGCCCGGAAGTCGGCCTGCGCCGCCTCGCTCTCCTCGGCGGTCAGCTCGCCCCGGTGCACGAGCTGCTCGGTGTACAGCTGGCGCACCGACGGGTGCGCCTCGATCAGCGCGTACATGCGCGGCTGGGTGAACGCGGGCTCGTCGATCTCGTTGTGGCCGTACCGGCGGTAGCAGACCAGGTCGACGACGACGTCCTTGTGGAAGGTCTCCCGGAACTCGAACGCGAGCCGCGTGACGCGCACGCACGCCTCGGGGTCGTCCCCGTTCACGTGGAAGATCGGCGCCTGCACCATCTTCGCCACGTCGGTCGCGTACACGCTCGAGCGACCCGACTCGGGTGACGTCGTGAACCCGAGCTGGTTGTTCACGACGACGTGGACGGTGCCGCCGACGTCGTAGCCCTCGACCTCCGACAGGTTGAAGGTCTCGGCGACGACGCCCTGGCCGGCGAAGGCGGCGTCGCCGTGCACCAGCACCGGGAGCGCGGCGTCGACCGGGTCGCCGGCCTGGTCGGCCAGCGCCCGGGCCATGCCCTCGACGACGGGGTCGACGGCCTCGAGGTGGCTCGGGTTGGCGGCCAGGAGGAGCCGCAGCTCGTGGCCGGCGGGGGAGCGGTGCTTGCCGGTCTGGCCAAGGTGGTACTTCACGTCGCCGGACCCCTGGGTGCTCGACGGGTCGAGCTCACCCTCGAACTCGCGGAAGACCTGGGCGTACGACTTCCCGAGGACGTTGGCGAGGACGTTCAGGCGACCCCGATGGGCCATGCCCATGACGAGCTCGCGGATCCCGGCGTCGGCGGCGGCGCTGCAGAGGGTGTCGAGCATCGGGATGAGCGTCTCGGCCCCTTCGAGGCTGAACCGCTTCTGGCCCAGGTACTTGACGGCGAGGAACCGCTCGAAGGCCTCGGCCGCGTTCAGCCGCCGCACGATCCGACGCTTCTCGGCGCTGTCGAGCGGCGCCGCGCCGCCCTCGACGCGCTGCTGGATCCACGCCTTCTGGTCCGGCTCCTGGATGTGCATGTACTCGACGCCGATCGTGCGGGCGTACGCGTCGCGCAGCACCCCGAGGATCTCGCGCAGGGGGAGCCGGGTGGCGGCGATGCGCCCGGCGCCGAGACTCCCGATCGGGAACTCGCGCTCGAGGTCCCAGATCGACAGCCCGTAGTGCGCGATGTCGAGCTCCGGGTGCGTGTGGGGCTCCGACCGGCCCAGCGGGTCGAGGTTGGCGATGAGGTGGCCGCGGACCCGGTAGATGTTGATGAGCTGGTGGACGTGCACGATCTTCTCGGAGCTGGCCTGCACGTCGGCGAAGGGGCTCTGGTCCGGCAGCCACCGGGCCGGCTCGTAGGGGACCTCGAGGCTGCGGAACACGAGGTCGTAGAACTCGTCCTCGCCGAGCAGCAGGCGGTGGATCCGGCGGAGGAACTCGCCGCTCTCGGCGCCGCCGATGATGCGGTGGTCGTAGGTGTTGGTGAGCGTGGTGACCGGGCTGATCCCGAGCTCGGCGATGGTCTTGGGGTCGGCCCCCTCGTACTCGGCTGGGTAGCCGATCGTCCCCACGCCGACGATGAACCCCTGGCCGCGCATGAGGCGCGGCACGGAGTGAACGGTGCCGATCATCCCGGGGTTCGTGATCGTCCCGGTCGTGCCGACGAAGTCGTCGGGCGTGAGCTTCCCGCCCCGAACCCTGCGGATCAGGTCCTCGTACGCGCGCCAGAACCCGGCGAAGTCCAGGTCGTCGGCGTGCTGGATGTTCGGGACGAGGAGGGTTCGGGTCCCGTCGGCTCGGTTGACGTCGACGGCGAGACCGAGGTTCACGTGCTCGTGGCGGGTGATGGTCGGCTGCCCGTCTCGCTCGTCGTAGCTGGCGTTGATCCCGGGGTGGTCGCGCAGCGCCTGAACCACGGCGTACGCGATCAGGTGCGTGTAGCTGACCTTGTCCCGCCCGGTGCGCCCGAGGTGGTTGTTGAGGATCTGGCGGTTGACCTCGAGCAGCTTCGCCGGGACGGTGCGGACCGACGTGGCGGTCGGGACCTCGAGCGAGGCCTCCATGTTGGTGACGGTGCGCGCCGCGGCGCCCCGCAGCACCTCGGGCTGGTCGCCATCAGGAGCCGGGGCCGCCGCCGCCGGTGGGGTCGGTGGTGCCGCCGTCGGCGGCGCGGAACTCGCCGGCGGCGGGCTCGGTGCGGCCGGGGTCGGAGGCGCCGGGTTCGACGGCGCGGGGGCGGTCGGGGCGGGGCCCGACGGCGCGGGGGCGGCTGGGACGGGGCTCGGGACGCCAGGCGTGGAGCGGGCGTCGCCGGGGAGCTGCTCCCCGTTGCCGGGACCCGGGGATCCGAAGTACTGCCGCCACCGTTCCGGGACCGAGTCCGGGTCTCGCCGGTAGCGGTCGTACAGCTCCTCGAGGAGCCCCTCGTTCAGCCCCCCATCGCCCGTGGTCATGGCCCCATGGTCGCGCCGCTCGCGACCATGCCCGCGCCCCGGGCGCCGGCCGCTCGCCACCCGGGTCGGCTCAGCGGCGGAGCAGCCCCGCGACCTCGAAGGCCAGGTCGAGGGACTGGCGGGCGTTCAGGCGCGGGTCGCAGATCGTCTCGTAGCGCCGCTCGAGGTGCTCGTCGAGCACCTCCTCGCTGCCGCCGAGGCACTCCGTCACGTTCTCGCCCGTCAGCTCGAGGTGCACCCCGCCCGGGGCCACGTCGGCGGCCTCGCAGGCGGCGAAGAACCCCCGCAGCTCGCGCAGCACGTCCTCGAAACGGCGGGTCTTGTAGCCGCTGGCGTGCACGAACGTGTTGGCGTGCATGGGGTCGCAGGCCCACAGGACGGGATGACGGGCAAGCGAGACGGCGCGGAGGAGCGGCGGCAGGGCCTCGGCGACCCGGTCGGCGCCCATGCGGGCGAAGAGGACGAGCCGTCCGGCCTTCCGCTGAGGGTTCAGGCGCTCGCAGAGGGCCAGGACCTCGTCCGCGGTGGCGGCGGGGCCGAGCTTCACGCCGACGGGGTTGTGCACGCCGGCGAGGAACTCGACGTGGGCCCCGCGCGGCTGACGGGTCCGCTCGCCGATCCACAACAGGTGCGCGGAGCAGTCGTACCAGTCGCTGGTGATGCTGTCCCGACGGGTCAGCGCCTCCTCGTACTCGAGGAGCAGCGCGTCGTGGGCGGTCCAGAAGTCCACCTGGTGCAGCGCCAGCTCGGCCTCCAAGTCGATTCCGCAGGCGCGCATGAATCGCAGGGCCCGGTCGATCTCGCCGGCGAGGGCGTCGTAGCGGCGACCCTCGGGGCTGCTGGCCACGAACTCCTGGTTCCATGCGTGCACGCGCGACAGGTCGGCGAACCCGCCCTTGGCGAAGGCGCGCACCAGGTTCAGGGTTGCCGCGGCCTGGTGGTAGGCGCGCACAAGCCGGCTCGGGTCGGGTTGGCGGGCCAGCTCCTCGAAGGCGAAGTCGTTCACCGTGTCGCCTCGGAACGACGGCAGCTCGACCTGGTCTCGCACCTCCGTTGGCGACGAGCGCGGCTTCGCGAACTGGCCCGCCATCCGGCCGACCTTGATCGTCGGGACGCCGCTGCCGTAGGTGAGCACGACCGACATCTGGAGGATGACGCGGAGCTTGTCGCGGATGGTGTCGGCCGAGAAGCCCTGGAACGACTCGGCGCAGTCCCCGCCGACGAGCAGGAAGGCCCGGCCGTCCTGCGCCGCTGCAAGGGCGTCGGTCAGCGAGCGCGCCTCCCCTGCGAAGACCAGCGGCGGGAGGGCGCGCAGCTCGGCGCAGGCCTGCTCGAGCGCGGCGTCGTCGGGCCACGCCGGCTGCTGCGCGGCGACCCGGTCGCGCCACGCCGAGGGCGACCAGCTCGAATCGAAGAGCTCGGCGGTCGACATCGGATCAGAGGTAGCCGCTGCCGGGCTCTGCCGTTCGCAGACCCTGAGCGGATTCCAGCGCCCGGCGGCGGCGCATCTCGTCGAGCTGCTGCTGGGCCGCGGCCTGCTGGGTGAAGAGGGTGGCCTGGATGCCGTGGAACAGCCCCTCGAGCCAGCCCACGAGCTGGGCCTGGGCCAGCCGCAGCTCGGACTCCGACGGCGCCTCCGACGTGAACGGCAGGACGACCTCGGCCAGCTCCTTCTGCAGCTCGGGGGAGAGCACCCCCTCGAGCTCGTGGAGCGACCGCTCGTGGATCTCGCGCAGCCGGCGGCGCCCGGCGTCGTCGAGAGGCGCGCGACGCACCTCGTCGAGCATCGTCCGCACCATCGACGCGATGCGGATCAGCTTCGTCGGCTGGGTGACCTGCTCGCTGTCGTCACCGCCGGGGCCACCCGCTGGGGACGACGGTGGTCGCGGCTCGAGGACCTCGGGCTGCACCCGCTCGCGATCGGCGCCGTCGTCGACACTCGGGTTGGTCACGGGAGGCTCCTGGGTCGGGGCGGGGCCGCGGACGATCCAGGATACGAACCCGGGCGTCCCCGCAAGACATCCGTTTGCCGGGTCAGCGCCCGGCGCTCACACGGCCCCGGAGCCGGGTGCCAGCCCCGGCGGGACGCGGCCGCGCGCCCCCTCGGTCCGGGGGCCCGGTACGTCGCGGAACTCGTACCGCACCGCGTCGCGCCCGGGCTGGCAGACCCAGCAGCGCCCGGTCTCGCCGCTCGTCACCGCGTGCACGACGGCGTCGGCGATCTGCGCCGGCGGTATGAGGGGGAAGTCGGCCGCGGCGAGCATGGCGCGCGCGTCGTCGGTCAGGATCGCGGTGTCGGTCATCCCGGGGTTCACGCAGTTTGCCGTGATGCCCTTCGGTGCCAGGGTCGGCGCGATGGAGCGCATGAACCCGACGACGGCGTGCTTGGTCAGGTCGTAGACCGGGTCGGGCGGGAACGGGATGAGCCCGGCCAAGGACGCGGTGGCGACGATGGCGCCGCCGCCGCCGCCTCGGAGCATCTCGCGAACCGCGGCTCGAGCCCCGTACACGACCCCGTCGACGTTCACGCGCATGATGCGGCGGTACACGTCGTCCGGGAGCGTCTCGATGTCGGTGTGCCCGATGGCGATGCCCGCATTGAGGTACGCGACATCCAGGCCGCCGAGCTCGCCGACGCAGTGCGCGAACGCACCGTCGACCTGACCGGCGTCGCCGACGTCGGCCACGTGGAACGTCCCGTCGATCCCCGCCGCAACCTCGCGACCACCGTCCTCGTGCTGGTCGACGACGCAGACCCGCATCCCCTCGGCGGCGAAGCGCTCGGCGGTTGCCCGGCCGATCCCCGACGCGGCGCCGGTGACGAGCGCGACCTTGCCGGCGAGGCTCACCGCCGGGCCGGCCAGCGCCGAACCGAGCCTCCGGGTGGGGCCAGCACCTCGCCCTCGCTCGCACGCACGAGCAGGGAGTCTGACAGCCCGGAGGACGGCGCGCGCCCCGCTCCGCGCGGGCTCGGCCGCTCCACGGGAGTCGGCCGCCTCCCGAAGACCGCGCCCGCGCCACGCCGAGCGCGAGACGGGCTGCGCGCGGTGACCGAACGGACGCGGTCGCATCGCGCTCCGCGAGCGAACGCGCCGATCTCGTTATCGTTGCCCATCGCGAGGAGGAGACCCCGATGCTGATCCGGTACGACCCGTTCGACGAGTGCGACCGCTTTCTCGCGCACGCGCTCGCGCAAGGTGCGGGCCCGCGTCGGATGCCCATCGACGCCATTCGGCGCGGCGACTGCGTCGAGATGAGCTGCGAGCTGCCGGGCGTCGATCCCGACTCGATCGTCGTCACCGTCGACGACGACGTCCTCGCCATCCGGGCCGAGCGCGTCGTAGCGCCCGAGGCGGGCGACGAGGTGCTCGAGCTCGAGCGACCCCAGGGCCTGTTCGGACGGGACGTGGCCTTGAGCCCGATCCTCGACACGTCGCGCGTCGACACCCGCTACGAGCGTGGCGTCCTGCGGATCACGATCCCGGTCGTCGCGGTCCTCCCCGTCTGAGCCCACGCGGCCCGAGCCCGCGCGCAGGGTTCAACGACCTGCGGGCTCGTGGGTGACGAGGTAGTCGTCGAAGTCGGCCACCTTCTGGGTGTCCTCGTAGACGGTGCCGAACTTGATCTTGCCCCAGGACATCTTGGCGAAGATCACCCCGTGGTTCTCGTAGACGACGCGCCCCTGCTCGTCGGCGGCGTGGTCGGTGAAGTGCACGCAGAGCGTCGTGTTCCAGGGCGGCCCCTGCACGAGGATCTCGCGCGGTTCGAGCTGCAGGCCCGCGCGGGCGAAGCGCTCGTACCACGCGCCGATGTCGTCGCGGTTCCGGAAGTCAGCGGCCCACGAGTGCCGGCCGGGGAAGACGAAGTGCCCGTCGTCGGCCCAGAGGGCCAAGGTGGGGGCCATGTCGCCGGCTCGGGAGCGGGCGGCCACCCGCCGGACCATCGTGCGGACCAACCACCGATACATGGCGTGCCTCCTCGGCTCACTAGATAGATCGCTCTAGCGCCGAGGGTAGCTACGATGGCGGGGTCCGGGCAACGCGGAGGGGCGAGATGGCGGCGAACACCAAGGAGCGGATCCTGGACGTGACCGCCGAGCTGTTCCGCCAGTACGGCTACACGGGCACGGGACTCAAGCAGATCGTGGCGAACGCCAACGCGCCCTTCGGATCCCTGTACCACTTCTTCCCGGGCGGCAAGGAGCAGCTCGGTGCCGAGGTGATCCACCGATCGGGTCGCATGTACTACGAGCTGTTCGAGGCCATCCTCGACGCCGCCCCCGACCCGGTCACCGGGGTCAGCGACTTCTTCGCGGGCGCGGCCGAGGTCCTGCGCCAGACCGAGTACGCGGACGCGTGCCCCATCGCCACGGTCGCGCTCGAGGTCGCGAGCGCGAGCGAGCCGCTACGGGAGGCCACGGCAGCGGTCTTCGAGAGCTGGATCGACGGCGCGGCCGGGCGGCTCGCGGCCGCGGGCGTCCCGACCGAAGCCGCACGAGAGCTGGCCGTCCTGGTGATCAACATGCTGGAAGGCGCGTTCGTCCTGAGCCGGTCTATGCGCAGCACCCAGCCGGTCGAGGTCGCGGGCACGGCCGCCACGGCTGCGGTGCGGGCGGCGCTGCCGTCACGGCGGGCCCGTCCCCGGGCCACCGCCCGCCGGTAGCGGAGGCGCGCCGAGACGGCGCGCCTCACCGTCGCCGCGACGGCTCCGTGCGTGCCGACCGACACCGGCGCGGTCCATAGGGTGGGCCCCGGTGGCGGCCGCAGGGGATCCACGGCAGAAGCTGGGCGAGGGTCGCGAGGCGGAGATCTTCGCCTGGGACGGCGGCCGCGCGCTCCGCCTGCTGCGGGACCCGGCCG harbors:
- a CDS encoding TetR/AcrR family transcriptional regulator, coding for MTAVARPGRPRSAACDQAIVGAALEVFAEQGFDGLTMEAVAARAGVGKATLYRRYPGKAALVLEVVSCLAASDAPPPDTGSFTGDLTAHARQLVHVLTATEAGRFLPQLVAALPRARELASAFERFVAARRANIRAVVERAVARGDVGPEVDPGLVADLVAGSIFYRHLVSRAPLDEAYADGVVAMVTTATERSSTAAPEPVGAAR
- a CDS encoding multifunctional oxoglutarate decarboxylase/oxoglutarate dehydrogenase thiamine pyrophosphate-binding subunit/dihydrolipoyllysine-residue succinyltransferase subunit, with amino-acid sequence MTTGDGGLNEGLLEELYDRYRRDPDSVPERWRQYFGSPGPGNGEQLPGDARSTPGVPSPVPAAPAPSGPAPTAPAPSNPAPPTPAAPSPPPASSAPPTAAPPTPPAAAAPAPDGDQPEVLRGAAARTVTNMEASLEVPTATSVRTVPAKLLEVNRQILNNHLGRTGRDKVSYTHLIAYAVVQALRDHPGINASYDERDGQPTITRHEHVNLGLAVDVNRADGTRTLLVPNIQHADDLDFAGFWRAYEDLIRRVRGGKLTPDDFVGTTGTITNPGMIGTVHSVPRLMRGQGFIVGVGTIGYPAEYEGADPKTIAELGISPVTTLTNTYDHRIIGGAESGEFLRRIHRLLLGEDEFYDLVFRSLEVPYEPARWLPDQSPFADVQASSEKIVHVHQLINIYRVRGHLIANLDPLGRSEPHTHPELDIAHYGLSIWDLEREFPIGSLGAGRIAATRLPLREILGVLRDAYARTIGVEYMHIQEPDQKAWIQQRVEGGAAPLDSAEKRRIVRRLNAAEAFERFLAVKYLGQKRFSLEGAETLIPMLDTLCSAAADAGIRELVMGMAHRGRLNVLANVLGKSYAQVFREFEGELDPSSTQGSGDVKYHLGQTGKHRSPAGHELRLLLAANPSHLEAVDPVVEGMARALADQAGDPVDAALPVLVHGDAAFAGQGVVAETFNLSEVEGYDVGGTVHVVVNNQLGFTTSPESGRSSVYATDVAKMVQAPIFHVNGDDPEACVRVTRLAFEFRETFHKDVVVDLVCYRRYGHNEIDEPAFTQPRMYALIEAHPSVRQLYTEQLVHRGELTAEESEAAQADFRARLDRAFEETHEPHDTGLAEARSPLDRPERAAPSAPVETAVDRAVLDAVVRALTTWPETFHVNPKLARVLLAHRSAFEAGTIDWALGEAAAFGSLLLEGTPVRVAGQDTRRGTFSQRHGVLVDSVDETEYVPLNHVGPDQAPYRLYDSVLSEFAALGFEYGYSLEAPDTLTCWEAQFGDFITGAQVTVDEFLASAEDKWGQRSGLALLLPHGLEGQGPDHSSARLERFLDLSAADNLRVVYPSTAAQYFHVLRRQARLAPRAPLVCLTPKRYLRMAQARSPVEAFTHDRFHAVLGDRSPDLDAGAVRRVLVCTGKVGHELMDARDQAGAPVAVVRVEELYPWPEDEVAAALDRYPNATQVWWVQEEPVNMGAWRYAQDPLRRLVGGDGRLDHVARHASASPATGSAKVHEAEQQALLAAALADL
- a CDS encoding 3-deoxy-7-phosphoheptulonate synthase class II, with amino-acid sequence MSTAELFDSSWSPSAWRDRVAAQQPAWPDDAALEQACAELRALPPLVFAGEARSLTDALAAAQDGRAFLLVGGDCAESFQGFSADTIRDKLRVILQMSVVLTYGSGVPTIKVGRMAGQFAKPRSSPTEVRDQVELPSFRGDTVNDFAFEELARQPDPSRLVRAYHQAAATLNLVRAFAKGGFADLSRVHAWNQEFVASSPEGRRYDALAGEIDRALRFMRACGIDLEAELALHQVDFWTAHDALLLEYEEALTRRDSITSDWYDCSAHLLWIGERTRQPRGAHVEFLAGVHNPVGVKLGPAATADEVLALCERLNPQRKAGRLVLFARMGADRVAEALPPLLRAVSLARHPVLWACDPMHANTFVHASGYKTRRFEDVLRELRGFFAACEAADVAPGGVHLELTGENVTECLGGSEEVLDEHLERRYETICDPRLNARQSLDLAFEVAGLLRR
- a CDS encoding proteasome activator: MQPEVLEPRPPSSPAGGPGGDDSEQVTQPTKLIRIASMVRTMLDEVRRAPLDDAGRRRLREIHERSLHELEGVLSPELQKELAEVVLPFTSEAPSESELRLAQAQLVGWLEGLFHGIQATLFTQQAAAQQQLDEMRRRRALESAQGLRTAEPGSGYL
- a CDS encoding SDR family oxidoreductase — protein: MSLAGKVALVTGAASGIGRATAERFAAEGMRVCVVDQHEDGGREVAAGIDGTFHVADVGDAGQVDGAFAHCVGELGGLDVAYLNAGIAIGHTDIETLPDDVYRRIMRVNVDGVVYGARAAVREMLRGGGGGAIVATASLAGLIPFPPDPVYDLTKHAVVGFMRSIAPTLAPKGITANCVNPGMTDTAILTDDARAMLAAADFPLIPPAQIADAVVHAVTSGETGRCWVCQPGRDAVRYEFRDVPGPRTEGARGRVPPGLAPGSGAV
- a CDS encoding Hsp20/alpha crystallin family protein, with amino-acid sequence MLIRYDPFDECDRFLAHALAQGAGPRRMPIDAIRRGDCVEMSCELPGVDPDSIVVTVDDDVLAIRAERVVAPEAGDEVLELERPQGLFGRDVALSPILDTSRVDTRYERGVLRITIPVVAVLPV
- a CDS encoding nuclear transport factor 2 family protein; translated protein: MYRWLVRTMVRRVAARSRAGDMAPTLALWADDGHFVFPGRHSWAADFRNRDDIGAWYERFARAGLQLEPREILVQGPPWNTTLCVHFTDHAADEQGRVVYENHGVIFAKMSWGKIKFGTVYEDTQKVADFDDYLVTHEPAGR
- a CDS encoding TetR/AcrR family transcriptional regulator, producing MAANTKERILDVTAELFRQYGYTGTGLKQIVANANAPFGSLYHFFPGGKEQLGAEVIHRSGRMYYELFEAILDAAPDPVTGVSDFFAGAAEVLRQTEYADACPIATVALEVASASEPLREATAAVFESWIDGAAGRLAAAGVPTEAARELAVLVINMLEGAFVLSRSMRSTQPVEVAGTAATAAVRAALPSRRARPRATARR